One region of Solanum pennellii chromosome 6, SPENNV200 genomic DNA includes:
- the LOC107023653 gene encoding ABC transporter C family member 10-like isoform X2 — protein MANYRLRSVKNASRKQIHIGKSKANYSMIFCKKHPKHRQSSGVCSVCLTEKLSPLSASNTGTVTCWVHHRMASLLKGIRSLAACIMRQRGADHERGFFHRLLHSRRRNKKDSECLVHGREVQNKIRDRKWEKELDKEMKDIWTVFCGAPGCSDDNGKFCYTDFGSMTDPSSCINHVLIICCDVILLLIFLYNLFSKTSLRTTNIPARFQGFSRLQLISAIFNGFLGLSYLAFGIWILEDKVMKTHSSLHLHWWLLIMFHGTTWLLVSCTTSLRGKYFSRTPLKILSIFAFIFAGVSCGFSLFAAILVKRASLNIALDILSSLGACLLLLCTYKELKEEDPIGNDLYAPLNGISKSNSVSSVTPFAKAGILSKISFWWLNPLMKKGKKKTLQDEDIPRLRESDCAESCYLIFEELLNKQKQVDPTSQPSVLKTIFISHRIEIIVSGFFALLKVVTVSAGPLLLNAFIQVAEGNASFRNEGLFLAILLFISKSLESLAQRQWYFRCRLIGLKVRSLLTAAIYRKQIRLSNASKLMHSSGEIMNYVTVDAYRIGEFPFWLHQTWTTSVQLCLVLIILFHVVGVATIASLVVIILTVLCNTPLAMLQHKFQTKLMVAQDDRLKAISEALVSMKVLRLYAWEAHFKNVIQILRQVEEKWLSAVQLRRSYNSFLFWSSPVLVSAATFGTCYFLGIPLNASNVFTFVATLRLVQEPVRTAPDVIGVVIQAKVSFERIVKFLEASELEMRQEHIRSTDHTVLIKSANLSWEENPSRPTLRNINLEVKPGEKVAICGEVGSGKSSLLSAILGEVPSIQGTVQVYGTTAYVSQSAWIQTGTIQENILFGSPLDSQRYQQTLEKCSLLKDLEILPYGDLTEIGERGVNLSGGQKQRIQLARALYHDADIYLLDDPFSAVDAHTSTSLFNEYIMGALSGKTILLVTHQVDFLPAFDLVLLLASSKEFQNLVNAHKETAGSERVSEAFYSPRSDTCSREIKNKDSGEQPKTSGGDQLIKQEEREVGDTGFKSYVQYLNQNKGYLFFAIAVVSQLAFVASQILQNSWMAANVENPEVSTLRLISVYLLIGFVSTLFLLSRSLSTVLLGLQSSKSLFSQLLNSLFRAPMSFYDSTPLGRILSRVSSDLSIVDLDVPFYLIFAVASTTNFYSNFTVLGVVTWQVLFVSIPVVYVAILLQRYYFASAKELMRINGTTKSFVANHLAEAIAGAVTIRAFKEEERFFVKTFELIDINASPFFHNFAANEWLIQRLETISAIVLASAALCMVLLPPGTFSSGFIGMALSYGLSLNITLVSSIQYQCTLVNYIISVERLNQYMHIPSEAPEILKENRPPVNWPSRGKVEIHDLQIRYWKDSRLVLRGINCTFEGGHKVGIVGRTASGKSTLISALFRLVEPAGGRIVVDGVDICKIGLHDLRSRFGVIPQDPTLFNGTVRCNLDPLCQHTDQEIWEVLGKCQLQEAVKEKDKGLDSLVVEDGSNWSMGQRQLFCLGRALLRKSKILVLDEATASIDNATDMILQKTIRTEFANCTVITVAHRIPTVMDCTMVLAISDGKLEEYDKPMNLMKNEGSLFGKLVKEYWSRYHSPQSH, from the exons GGAGAAAGAATTGGACAAAGAAATGAAGGATATCTGGACTGTGTTTTGTGGGGCACCTGGTTGTTCGGACGATAATGGGAAGTTCTGCTATACTGATTTTGGGTCGATGACAGATCCTTCATCATGTATCAATCATGTGTTGATAATTTGTTGTGATGTTATACTTCTGCTCATCTTCTTATACAATCTGTTTTCGAAGACATCCTTAAGAACTACCAATATTCCAGCTCGTTTTCAGGGGTTTTCGCGTTTGCAGTTGATTTCTGCCATTTTTAATGGCTTCCTAGGATTGTCATATTTGGCATTTGGCATTTGGATTTTAGAAGATAAGGTTATGAAAACCCACAGTTCATTACATCTACACTGGTGGTTATTAATCATGTTTCACGGAACGACATGGTTATTAGTAAGTTGTACCACAAGTCTTCGAGGAAAATATTTCTCAAGAACCCCCCTGaagattttgtcaatttttgcTTTTATCTTTGCTGGGGTTTCTTGCGGTTTCTCTCTTTTTGCTGCCATTCTTGTCAAAAGGGCATCATTGAATATAGCTTTAGATATATTATCTTCTTTAGGAGCATGTTTATTGTTGTTATGCACCTATAAAGAGCTAAAGGAGGAAGATCCCATTGGAAATGACCTTTATGCTCCCTTAAATGGAATTAGTAAAAGTAATTCAGTTAGTTCCGTCACTCCATTTGCTAAGGCTGGAATCTTGAGTAAAATATCATTTTGGTGGTTGAATCCGCTGATGAAGAAGGGGAAGAAAAAAACTCTTCAAGATGAGGACATACCTAGATTGCGTGAGTCCGATTGTGCAGAATCGTGTTACTTAATATTTGAGGAGCTATTGAACAAACAGAAACAAGTTGATCCCACTTCCCAGCCATCAGTTTTGAAGACAATTTTCATAAGTCACCGTATAGAAATTATTGTTTCAGGATTCTTCGCACTGCTGAAAGTAGTCACTGTGTCAGCAGGCCCTTTGCTTCTTAATGCCTTTATTCAGGTTGCTGAAGGAAATGCAAGTTTCAGAAATGAGGGGCTTTTCTTGGCCATTCTGCTTTTCATTTCAAAGAGCTTGGAATCCTTAGCACAAAGACAGTGGTATTTCAGGTGCAGACTAATTGGTCTTAAAGTGAGGTCTTTACTTACAGCTGCTATTTATAGGAAGCAAATTAGATTATCTAATGCCTCCAAGCTGATGCATTCCAGTGGTGAGATTATGAACTATGTTACAGTGGATGCTTATCGTATTGGAGAGTTTCCTTTTTGGCTGCATCAAACCTGGACAACATCTGTCCAGCTCTGCCTTGTACTTATAATTCTCTTTCACGTTGTTGGTGTAGCAACTATTGCATCCTTGGTAGTGATTATACTCACTGTGCTTTGCAATACTCCCCTTGCAATGTTACAGCATAAGTTCCAGACCAAGTTAATGGTTGCACAAGATGATAGGCTAAAAGCTATTTCTGAGGCTCTTGTTAGTATGAAGGTTCTAAGATTATATGCATGGGAAGCCCATTTCAAAAATGTTATCCAAATTTTGAGGCAAGTAGAAGAAAAGTGGTTATCAGCTGTTCAGTTGCGTAGATCATATAATAGCTTCCTTTTCTGGTCATCTCCTGTTTTGGTTTCTGCTGCTACTTTTGGGACTTGTTATTTCCTTGGTATTCCACTAAATGCGAGCAACGTTTTTACCTTTGTAGCAACTTTACGCCTGGTTCAGGAGCCTGTTAGAACAGCTCCGGACGTTATTGGTGTGGTAATTCAAGCAAAGGTCTCCTTTGAGAGGATTGTCAAGTTCCTTGAGGCATCTGAGCTGGAAATGAGACAAGAACACATCAGAAGCACAGATCATACTGTACTCATCAAATCTGCTAATCTTTCATGGGAAGAGAACCCATCGCGACCAACACTCAGAAACATTAATCTGGAGGTTAAACCAGGTGAGAAGGTTGCTATATGTGGGGAAGTGGGCTCAGGAAAGTCATCTCTTCTATCAGCAATTCTGGGAGAGGTTCCAAGTATACAAGGAACA GTTCAAGTATATGGAACAACTGCCTACGTCTCTCAATCAGCATGGATTCAGACAGGGACaatacaagagaatatattgTTCGGTTCTCCATTGGATAGCCAGAGATACCAGCAAACCTTGGAGAAGTGTTCACTGTTAAAAGATCTCGAGATACTACCTTATGGTGATCTCACAGAAATAGGAGAAAGAGGAGTCAATCTTAGTGGTGGACAAAAGCAGAGAATTCAACTTGCTCGTGCTTTGTATCATGATGCGGATATATATCTCTTGGATGATCCCTTTAGTGCTGTAGATGCCCATACCTCGACAAGCCTCTTCAAC GAATACATCATGGGAGCTCTTTCCGGGAAGACTATCTTACTTGTGACTCATCAAGTTGATTTTCTTCCTGCATTCGATTTGGTTCTG TTATTGGCCTCGAGCAAAGAATTTCAAAACTTGGTTAATGCACACAAAGAGACTGCTGGTTCAGAAAGGGTTTCGGAGGCTTTTTATTCACCAAGAAGTGATACTTGTTcaagagaaattaaaaataaagatagtgGTGAACAACCAAAAACCTCTGGAGGAGATCAGTTGATCAAGCAAGAGGAGAGGGAAGTtggagacactggatttaaGTCTTATGTTCAGTATTTGAATCAAAATaaaggatacttgttctttgcCATAGCTGTTGTTTCGCAACTTGCGTTTGTGGCCAGTCAGATATTACAGAACTCCTGGATGGCTGCAAATGTTGAAAATCCTGAAGTTAGCACTTTGAGACTGATTTCAGTTTACTTGCTAATTGGATTTGTATCCACACTATTTTTGCTCTCTAGATCTCTATCAACTGTTCTTTTGGGTTTGCAATCTTCAAAGTCCTTGTTCTCACAGCTACTAAATTCTCTCTTCCGTGCACCTATGTCATTTTATGATTCCACACCTTTGGGAAGGATACTAAGCAGG GTCTCATCAGATTTGAGTATAGTTGATCTTGACGTCCCATTCTACTTGATTTTTGCGGTTGCATCTACCACAAacttttattctaattttacAGTACTAGGTGTTGTTACTTGGCAAGTTTTGTTTGTCTCCATCCCTGTGGTTTATGTGGCCATTCTCTTACAG AGATACTACTTTGCATCTGCCAAAGAGTTGATGCGGATCAATGGAACTACCAAATCATTTGTGGCCAACCATCTTGCTGAAGCCATTGCTGGAGCTGTGACTATAAGGGCATTCAAGGAGGAAGAGAGATTTTTCGTGAAAACGTTTGAACTAATTGATATAAATGCCAGTCCTTTCTTCCACAATTTTGCAGCAAATGAGTGGCTGATTCAACGTCTGGAAACTATTAGTGCAATTGTTCTTGCTTCCGCAGCACTTTGCATGGTTTTACTTCCTCCTGGGACTTTCAGCTCTG GATTTATTGGGATGGCTTTATCTTATGGTCTTTCCCTAAACATAACCCTTGTTTCTTCCATTCAATATCAATGCACTTTGGTGAACTATATCATTTCTGTGGAAAGACTTAACCAGTATATGCATATACCAAGTGAAGCTCCTGAAATTTTAAAAGAGAACCGTCCCCCAGTCAATTGGCCTTCGAGGGGTAAAGTTGAAATTCATGATTTGCAG ATAAGATATTGGAAGGATTCCAGACTTGTTCTTAGGGGGATCAACTGTACATTTGAAGGAGGTCATAAAGTTGGTATTGTTGGACGAACTGCCAGTGGGAAGAGTACACTCATTAGTGCACTATTCCGACTAGTGGAGCCTGCAGGTGGAAGGATTGTGGTTGATGGAGTAGACATTTGTAAAATTGGTCTTCATGATTTGAGGTCCCGTTTCGGGGTAATACCTCAGGATCCTACTCTTTTCAATGGAACAGTGAGATGCAATTTAGATCCCCTATGTCAGCATACTGACCAGGAAATTTGGGAG GTTCTTGGGAAATGTCAGCTACAAGAGGCAGTTAAGGAAAAAGATAAAGGGCTTGATTCCTTGG TTGTAGAAGACGGGTCAAACTGGAGCATGGGGCAGCGACAGCTGTTCTGTTTGGGGCGTGCTCTTTTGAGGAAAAGCAAGATATTGGTGCTTGATGAAGCGACAGCATCAATTGACAATGCCACCGATATGATATTGCAGAAAACTATCAGGACGGAATTTGCTAACTGTACTGTAATTACAGTTGCCCATAGAATACCAACAGTAATGGATTGTACAATGGTTCTGGCCATTAGTGACG GAAAACTAGAGGAGTATGATAAACCTATGAATCTGATGAAGAATGAAGGTTCACTCTTTGGGAAGCTCGTGAAGGAGTACTGGTCTCGTTATCACTCACCGCAATCACATTGA
- the LOC107023653 gene encoding ABC transporter C family member 10-like isoform X1, translating to MANYRLRSVKNASRKQIHIGKSKANYSMIFCKKHPKHRQSSGVCSVCLTEKLSPLSASNTGTVTCWVHHRMASLLKGIRSLAACIMRQRGADHERGFFHRLLHSRRRNKKDSECLVHGREVQNKIRDRKWEKELDKEMKDIWTVFCGAPGCSDDNGKFCYTDFGSMTDPSSCINHVLIICCDVILLLIFLYNLFSKTSLRTTNIPARFQGFSRLQLISAIFNGFLGLSYLAFGIWILEDKVMKTHSSLHLHWWLLIMFHGTTWLLVSCTTSLRGKYFSRTPLKILSIFAFIFAGVSCGFSLFAAILVKRASLNIALDILSSLGACLLLLCTYKELKEEDPIGNDLYAPLNGISKSNSVSSVTPFAKAGILSKISFWWLNPLMKKGKKKTLQDEDIPRLRESDCAESCYLIFEELLNKQKQVDPTSQPSVLKTIFISHRIEIIVSGFFALLKVVTVSAGPLLLNAFIQVAEGNASFRNEGLFLAILLFISKSLESLAQRQWYFRCRLIGLKVRSLLTAAIYRKQIRLSNASKLMHSSGEIMNYVTVDAYRIGEFPFWLHQTWTTSVQLCLVLIILFHVVGVATIASLVVIILTVLCNTPLAMLQHKFQTKLMVAQDDRLKAISEALVSMKVLRLYAWEAHFKNVIQILRQVEEKWLSAVQLRRSYNSFLFWSSPVLVSAATFGTCYFLGIPLNASNVFTFVATLRLVQEPVRTAPDVIGVVIQAKVSFERIVKFLEASELEMRQEHIRSTDHTVLIKSANLSWEENPSRPTLRNINLEVKPGEKVAICGEVGSGKSSLLSAILGEVPSIQGTVQVYGTTAYVSQSAWIQTGTIQENILFGSPLDSQRYQQTLEKCSLLKDLEILPYGDLTEIGERGVNLSGGQKQRIQLARALYHDADIYLLDDPFSAVDAHTSTSLFNEYIMGALSGKTILLVTHQVDFLPAFDLVLLMSDGEILRSASYDQLLASSKEFQNLVNAHKETAGSERVSEAFYSPRSDTCSREIKNKDSGEQPKTSGGDQLIKQEEREVGDTGFKSYVQYLNQNKGYLFFAIAVVSQLAFVASQILQNSWMAANVENPEVSTLRLISVYLLIGFVSTLFLLSRSLSTVLLGLQSSKSLFSQLLNSLFRAPMSFYDSTPLGRILSRVSSDLSIVDLDVPFYLIFAVASTTNFYSNFTVLGVVTWQVLFVSIPVVYVAILLQRYYFASAKELMRINGTTKSFVANHLAEAIAGAVTIRAFKEEERFFVKTFELIDINASPFFHNFAANEWLIQRLETISAIVLASAALCMVLLPPGTFSSGFIGMALSYGLSLNITLVSSIQYQCTLVNYIISVERLNQYMHIPSEAPEILKENRPPVNWPSRGKVEIHDLQIRYWKDSRLVLRGINCTFEGGHKVGIVGRTASGKSTLISALFRLVEPAGGRIVVDGVDICKIGLHDLRSRFGVIPQDPTLFNGTVRCNLDPLCQHTDQEIWEVLGKCQLQEAVKEKDKGLDSLVVEDGSNWSMGQRQLFCLGRALLRKSKILVLDEATASIDNATDMILQKTIRTEFANCTVITVAHRIPTVMDCTMVLAISDGKLEEYDKPMNLMKNEGSLFGKLVKEYWSRYHSPQSH from the exons GGAGAAAGAATTGGACAAAGAAATGAAGGATATCTGGACTGTGTTTTGTGGGGCACCTGGTTGTTCGGACGATAATGGGAAGTTCTGCTATACTGATTTTGGGTCGATGACAGATCCTTCATCATGTATCAATCATGTGTTGATAATTTGTTGTGATGTTATACTTCTGCTCATCTTCTTATACAATCTGTTTTCGAAGACATCCTTAAGAACTACCAATATTCCAGCTCGTTTTCAGGGGTTTTCGCGTTTGCAGTTGATTTCTGCCATTTTTAATGGCTTCCTAGGATTGTCATATTTGGCATTTGGCATTTGGATTTTAGAAGATAAGGTTATGAAAACCCACAGTTCATTACATCTACACTGGTGGTTATTAATCATGTTTCACGGAACGACATGGTTATTAGTAAGTTGTACCACAAGTCTTCGAGGAAAATATTTCTCAAGAACCCCCCTGaagattttgtcaatttttgcTTTTATCTTTGCTGGGGTTTCTTGCGGTTTCTCTCTTTTTGCTGCCATTCTTGTCAAAAGGGCATCATTGAATATAGCTTTAGATATATTATCTTCTTTAGGAGCATGTTTATTGTTGTTATGCACCTATAAAGAGCTAAAGGAGGAAGATCCCATTGGAAATGACCTTTATGCTCCCTTAAATGGAATTAGTAAAAGTAATTCAGTTAGTTCCGTCACTCCATTTGCTAAGGCTGGAATCTTGAGTAAAATATCATTTTGGTGGTTGAATCCGCTGATGAAGAAGGGGAAGAAAAAAACTCTTCAAGATGAGGACATACCTAGATTGCGTGAGTCCGATTGTGCAGAATCGTGTTACTTAATATTTGAGGAGCTATTGAACAAACAGAAACAAGTTGATCCCACTTCCCAGCCATCAGTTTTGAAGACAATTTTCATAAGTCACCGTATAGAAATTATTGTTTCAGGATTCTTCGCACTGCTGAAAGTAGTCACTGTGTCAGCAGGCCCTTTGCTTCTTAATGCCTTTATTCAGGTTGCTGAAGGAAATGCAAGTTTCAGAAATGAGGGGCTTTTCTTGGCCATTCTGCTTTTCATTTCAAAGAGCTTGGAATCCTTAGCACAAAGACAGTGGTATTTCAGGTGCAGACTAATTGGTCTTAAAGTGAGGTCTTTACTTACAGCTGCTATTTATAGGAAGCAAATTAGATTATCTAATGCCTCCAAGCTGATGCATTCCAGTGGTGAGATTATGAACTATGTTACAGTGGATGCTTATCGTATTGGAGAGTTTCCTTTTTGGCTGCATCAAACCTGGACAACATCTGTCCAGCTCTGCCTTGTACTTATAATTCTCTTTCACGTTGTTGGTGTAGCAACTATTGCATCCTTGGTAGTGATTATACTCACTGTGCTTTGCAATACTCCCCTTGCAATGTTACAGCATAAGTTCCAGACCAAGTTAATGGTTGCACAAGATGATAGGCTAAAAGCTATTTCTGAGGCTCTTGTTAGTATGAAGGTTCTAAGATTATATGCATGGGAAGCCCATTTCAAAAATGTTATCCAAATTTTGAGGCAAGTAGAAGAAAAGTGGTTATCAGCTGTTCAGTTGCGTAGATCATATAATAGCTTCCTTTTCTGGTCATCTCCTGTTTTGGTTTCTGCTGCTACTTTTGGGACTTGTTATTTCCTTGGTATTCCACTAAATGCGAGCAACGTTTTTACCTTTGTAGCAACTTTACGCCTGGTTCAGGAGCCTGTTAGAACAGCTCCGGACGTTATTGGTGTGGTAATTCAAGCAAAGGTCTCCTTTGAGAGGATTGTCAAGTTCCTTGAGGCATCTGAGCTGGAAATGAGACAAGAACACATCAGAAGCACAGATCATACTGTACTCATCAAATCTGCTAATCTTTCATGGGAAGAGAACCCATCGCGACCAACACTCAGAAACATTAATCTGGAGGTTAAACCAGGTGAGAAGGTTGCTATATGTGGGGAAGTGGGCTCAGGAAAGTCATCTCTTCTATCAGCAATTCTGGGAGAGGTTCCAAGTATACAAGGAACA GTTCAAGTATATGGAACAACTGCCTACGTCTCTCAATCAGCATGGATTCAGACAGGGACaatacaagagaatatattgTTCGGTTCTCCATTGGATAGCCAGAGATACCAGCAAACCTTGGAGAAGTGTTCACTGTTAAAAGATCTCGAGATACTACCTTATGGTGATCTCACAGAAATAGGAGAAAGAGGAGTCAATCTTAGTGGTGGACAAAAGCAGAGAATTCAACTTGCTCGTGCTTTGTATCATGATGCGGATATATATCTCTTGGATGATCCCTTTAGTGCTGTAGATGCCCATACCTCGACAAGCCTCTTCAAC GAATACATCATGGGAGCTCTTTCCGGGAAGACTATCTTACTTGTGACTCATCAAGTTGATTTTCTTCCTGCATTCGATTTGGTTCTG TTAATGTCAGATGGAGAAATTTTACGCTCAGCTTCATATGATCAGTTATTGGCCTCGAGCAAAGAATTTCAAAACTTGGTTAATGCACACAAAGAGACTGCTGGTTCAGAAAGGGTTTCGGAGGCTTTTTATTCACCAAGAAGTGATACTTGTTcaagagaaattaaaaataaagatagtgGTGAACAACCAAAAACCTCTGGAGGAGATCAGTTGATCAAGCAAGAGGAGAGGGAAGTtggagacactggatttaaGTCTTATGTTCAGTATTTGAATCAAAATaaaggatacttgttctttgcCATAGCTGTTGTTTCGCAACTTGCGTTTGTGGCCAGTCAGATATTACAGAACTCCTGGATGGCTGCAAATGTTGAAAATCCTGAAGTTAGCACTTTGAGACTGATTTCAGTTTACTTGCTAATTGGATTTGTATCCACACTATTTTTGCTCTCTAGATCTCTATCAACTGTTCTTTTGGGTTTGCAATCTTCAAAGTCCTTGTTCTCACAGCTACTAAATTCTCTCTTCCGTGCACCTATGTCATTTTATGATTCCACACCTTTGGGAAGGATACTAAGCAGG GTCTCATCAGATTTGAGTATAGTTGATCTTGACGTCCCATTCTACTTGATTTTTGCGGTTGCATCTACCACAAacttttattctaattttacAGTACTAGGTGTTGTTACTTGGCAAGTTTTGTTTGTCTCCATCCCTGTGGTTTATGTGGCCATTCTCTTACAG AGATACTACTTTGCATCTGCCAAAGAGTTGATGCGGATCAATGGAACTACCAAATCATTTGTGGCCAACCATCTTGCTGAAGCCATTGCTGGAGCTGTGACTATAAGGGCATTCAAGGAGGAAGAGAGATTTTTCGTGAAAACGTTTGAACTAATTGATATAAATGCCAGTCCTTTCTTCCACAATTTTGCAGCAAATGAGTGGCTGATTCAACGTCTGGAAACTATTAGTGCAATTGTTCTTGCTTCCGCAGCACTTTGCATGGTTTTACTTCCTCCTGGGACTTTCAGCTCTG GATTTATTGGGATGGCTTTATCTTATGGTCTTTCCCTAAACATAACCCTTGTTTCTTCCATTCAATATCAATGCACTTTGGTGAACTATATCATTTCTGTGGAAAGACTTAACCAGTATATGCATATACCAAGTGAAGCTCCTGAAATTTTAAAAGAGAACCGTCCCCCAGTCAATTGGCCTTCGAGGGGTAAAGTTGAAATTCATGATTTGCAG ATAAGATATTGGAAGGATTCCAGACTTGTTCTTAGGGGGATCAACTGTACATTTGAAGGAGGTCATAAAGTTGGTATTGTTGGACGAACTGCCAGTGGGAAGAGTACACTCATTAGTGCACTATTCCGACTAGTGGAGCCTGCAGGTGGAAGGATTGTGGTTGATGGAGTAGACATTTGTAAAATTGGTCTTCATGATTTGAGGTCCCGTTTCGGGGTAATACCTCAGGATCCTACTCTTTTCAATGGAACAGTGAGATGCAATTTAGATCCCCTATGTCAGCATACTGACCAGGAAATTTGGGAG GTTCTTGGGAAATGTCAGCTACAAGAGGCAGTTAAGGAAAAAGATAAAGGGCTTGATTCCTTGG TTGTAGAAGACGGGTCAAACTGGAGCATGGGGCAGCGACAGCTGTTCTGTTTGGGGCGTGCTCTTTTGAGGAAAAGCAAGATATTGGTGCTTGATGAAGCGACAGCATCAATTGACAATGCCACCGATATGATATTGCAGAAAACTATCAGGACGGAATTTGCTAACTGTACTGTAATTACAGTTGCCCATAGAATACCAACAGTAATGGATTGTACAATGGTTCTGGCCATTAGTGACG GAAAACTAGAGGAGTATGATAAACCTATGAATCTGATGAAGAATGAAGGTTCACTCTTTGGGAAGCTCGTGAAGGAGTACTGGTCTCGTTATCACTCACCGCAATCACATTGA